ACTATGGCCCTTCCGCCGATGGATTCCCTTCCAAGGTGCAGGAGGCCGATGTTTACGCCGTTATCTCCGAGCGTCGTGCACATGGCGCCGATGAATCCCGGCCTGTCCTTGTTTTCGCTGACGAGCATGTATCCGCTCGGAACGACGTCTATCTTGAGGCCGTTTATCCCCACGACCCTCGGCTCTTCCGTGCCGAAGATCGTTCCCGCGACCTGGCTTTCGCCGTCATCCGTTTTTACCTTTATCGTTATCAGGCTCGTATAGTCCTTGGCCTGTGAGGATTTCGATTCTATTACCTTTATGCCCCTTTCCTCGGCTATGACGGGGGCGTTGACGTGGCTCACGACGACGTCCATCATCGGCGCGAGGAAGCCCTTCAGCGCCGAAACGGTCACGGGACGCGTGTCGAGCTCGGATATCTCGCCGTCGTACTGTAGCTGTATCTCCTTGACGCCGCCCTTGCAGAGCTGGCCCTGGAGGCTCCCGAGCTTCTCGGCGAGCGTAAGGTACGGGCCTATGGTCTTCAGCACGTCGAGGCTGACGGACGGCATGTTTACGGCGTTCTTGACGACGCCGTTAAGGAGGAAGTCGACTATCTGCTCGGATATCGCGAGTCCGACCTTCGTCTGGGCTTCTTCGGTGGATGCGCCCAGGTGGGGCGTGAATACGACGTTCTCGTCGAGCGCCAGGAGCGGGTTCCCCTCTTCGGGCGGCTCGTTCACGAATACGTCGAACGCGCACCCGCCGACGTGGCCCGATTTTATCGCCTCGGCGATGTCGTTTTCGTTTACGACTCCGCCGCGGGCGCAGTTGATTATCATTACGCCCTTTTTCGTTTTCTGTAGAGAGTCTTTGTTAAGGAGGTCCTTCGTTTCCGGGGTGAGGGGCGTGTGTATGGTTATTATGTCCGACCTCTTCAGAAGGTCGTCGAGCGACACGAGCTCGACCCCGAGCCTGTCGGCGGCTTCCTTCGAAAGGAACGGATCGTACGCTATAACGTTCAGCTTGAGCCCGAGCGCCCTTTCGGCCACTAGCTTGCCGATGTTGCCGAGCCCTATGAGGCCGAACGTCTTGCCGTAAATTTCCCTGCCCTTGAACTTGCTCCTTTCCCACTTGCCTTCCTTAAGCGACGCGTGCGCCTGCGGAATCTGCCTCGCGAGCGACAGCATGAGTGTTATCGTGTGCTCGGCCGTCGTTATCGCGTTGGCCTCGGGGGTGTTCATTACGACTATTCCCCTTTTGGTCGCGGCGGGGACGTCCACGTTGTCGACCCCGATGCCGGCCCTTCCTATGGCCTTAAGGTTCTTCCCCGCGTTTATGAGCTCTTCCGTGAGTTTTGTAGCGCTTCTGATGACTACAGCGTCGTAATTGCCTATGATTTCGAGGAGTTCTTCCTTGGCGGTGCTCTTCCTTACGTCGAGCTCGAGGCCCTCGGCGGCTTCGAGAATGCCGAGGCCTTCCTTGGACATGCCGTCTGTTATCAATACTTTCAATTTTTCCTCCGAGATTTATGAGGGGTTGGTTTTAACGGGATAACAATATATGCGAGCGATTAATCAATGTCAATTTGACCTCCGCGGCGTTACCGGCGCATAAAACCGGGCCCGGCGGGTGCATATCCCCTCTCTTCCGCCGTTTTTGCGAGCCGGGTATTGCTAAATTGAGAACCGCCACCGAGTAAGTTAAGCTTACGCCCTGATTATGGAAGAAGAAGGTATAAGCGAAGAAGGACGGATGTCGTTTCTCGACCACCTGACTGAGCTCAGGAAAAGGCTCCTCTGGTGCGTTCTGGCGATTTTCGTGCTGTTCATACCCGCCTATGCGTACTCGTCGGTCATATTCGACTACCTGATGAGGCCGATAATAGAGAACCTCCCCGAGGGGAGCTCGCTTATATTCACGATGCCCGCCGAGGGATTCATGACGTATTTAAAGGTGTCCTTCTTCGCGGCGCTCTTCGCATCGGTGCCCTTTATTCTCTACCAGGCGTGGAAGTTCGTCGCGCCGGGGCTCTACAAGCACGAAAAGCTGATAGTCATCCCGTTCATATCTTTCGGGACCATATTCTTCCTCTTCGGCGCGGCGTTCTGCTATTACGTCGCAGCGCCAAAGGCGTTCCAGTTCCTGCTCAATGAATATTCGTCCGAGTACGTAAAGGCCTTTCCGTCCATAAAAGAAGCGCTGTCGTTCTTCATGGCGCTCCTCCTCGGCTTCGGCCTCATATTCGAGTTCCCGCTCGTCGTTTTTGTCCTTGCGAGGCTCGGCCTGGTTACGAGCGGCTGGCTCAGGAAGCAGTGGAAGTACGCGATACTGATAAGCGCCGTTGC
This sequence is a window from Thermodesulfobacteriota bacterium. Protein-coding genes within it:
- the serA gene encoding phosphoglycerate dehydrogenase encodes the protein MKVLITDGMSKEGLGILEAAEGLELDVRKSTAKEELLEIIGNYDAVVIRSATKLTEELINAGKNLKAIGRAGIGVDNVDVPAATKRGIVVMNTPEANAITTAEHTITLMLSLARQIPQAHASLKEGKWERSKFKGREIYGKTFGLIGLGNIGKLVAERALGLKLNVIAYDPFLSKEAADRLGVELVSLDDLLKRSDIITIHTPLTPETKDLLNKDSLQKTKKGVMIINCARGGVVNENDIAEAIKSGHVGGCAFDVFVNEPPEEGNPLLALDENVVFTPHLGASTEEAQTKVGLAISEQIVDFLLNGVVKNAVNMPSVSLDVLKTIGPYLTLAEKLGSLQGQLCKGGVKEIQLQYDGEISELDTRPVTVSALKGFLAPMMDVVVSHVNAPVIAEERGIKVIESKSSQAKDYTSLITIKVKTDDGESQVAGTIFGTEEPRVVGINGLKIDVVPSGYMLVSENKDRPGFIGAMCTTLGDNGVNIGLLHLGRESIGGRAIVFTNVDSPVPEEVIEKIKNLPDIISVTQVNL
- the tatC gene encoding twin-arginine translocase subunit TatC, whose product is MEEEGISEEGRMSFLDHLTELRKRLLWCVLAIFVLFIPAYAYSSVIFDYLMRPIIENLPEGSSLIFTMPAEGFMTYLKVSFFAALFASVPFILYQAWKFVAPGLYKHEKLIVIPFISFGTIFFLFGAAFCYYVAAPKAFQFLLNEYSSEYVKAFPSIKEALSFFMALLLGFGLIFEFPLVVFVLARLGLVTSGWLRKQWKYAILISAVAAAFLTPTTDAVSMMFMFVPIVVFYGLGILVAWLFGKERKKASPEPDEYEEPGPKDGF